One genomic region from Euzebya tangerina encodes:
- a CDS encoding helix-turn-helix domain-containing protein encodes MVQFPAPRLRPYVDQYVGYRVSGLQPGIHAGLPSRSLTMIVAFDEPLHVSSARTGSDRFWGMVAGLHDAPSSVHHHGSMHGIQLSLTPRGALALFDASPAELSSTHVHLGDIVPAIAQGLVDRLGSAPSWAERWVVLDEVLGTMIDDSITIPDPLDAAWTLLSETDGSARITDIADHVGWDRRRLSQRFRGMFGLTPKLAARVMRFERAQRLLASPRRPDLASVAAICGYADQAHMTREWNQFAGAPPATWLASEDVSIS; translated from the coding sequence ATGGTGCAATTCCCTGCACCGAGGCTGCGCCCCTACGTGGACCAGTACGTCGGGTACCGGGTGTCGGGGCTGCAGCCAGGCATCCACGCCGGGCTGCCGTCGCGATCACTCACCATGATCGTTGCGTTCGACGAGCCGCTCCACGTCTCCAGCGCTCGCACTGGCTCCGACCGGTTCTGGGGGATGGTCGCCGGGCTGCACGACGCGCCCTCCAGCGTCCATCACCACGGGTCGATGCACGGCATCCAACTGTCGCTGACACCGCGTGGTGCGCTCGCCCTGTTCGACGCGTCACCTGCGGAGCTGTCGTCGACGCACGTGCACCTCGGCGACATCGTCCCCGCCATCGCGCAGGGGCTGGTCGATCGGCTGGGTTCGGCGCCCTCCTGGGCCGAACGCTGGGTCGTCCTCGACGAGGTCCTCGGCACCATGATCGATGACAGCATCACAATCCCCGACCCGCTCGACGCGGCCTGGACCCTGCTGAGCGAGACCGACGGGTCGGCACGCATCACCGACATCGCAGATCACGTCGGATGGGACCGTCGAAGGCTCAGTCAGCGGTTTCGTGGGATGTTCGGTCTGACGCCCAAGCTCGCCGCCCGTGTCATGCGATTCGAGCGAGCACAACGACTGCTCGCCTCACCACGTCGTCCGGACCTGGCCAGCGTCGCCGCAATCTGTGGCTACGCCGACCAGGCGCACATGACCCGGGAGTGGAATCAGTTCGCTGGTGCGCCACCGGCCACGTGGCTCGCATCCGAGGACGTCTCGATCTCCTGA